The Gemmatimonadota bacterium genome includes the window ATAAGAAGCTGATTAGTGACCAGCAACTCGAAAATGTCCGCTTTGATGCCGAGGTCGCACACTATAACTGGGTCGCCGCGCGTATGGAACTGGACAGAACCGCAATCATCGCACCCCAGGACGGGATGGTGGTCGAGGTCAATGTAAAGCCGGGCGACTGGATATTTGCTTACACCGCGGTCGCGCGGGTCATCGACCCCGAGGATCTCCAGGTGCATCTGCTTGTGCCCGAGGACATGCTGAACGCGGTCCGAATGAATATGCCGCTGTCTGCCGTGCCGACCGCTGGCGGAAAGCGCTCGTTACCTGGGCGCGTTGTCGGGATCAGTCCTGTTATTGATCTGGAAAATGGGACATGCAAAGTAACAGGTCTTTTTCTGAATGCGGGAAAGTACGTCCGCCCCGGTGCCCTGGTCAATGTGACCATCGGAAGGTGAAAAATATGTTTCTCATCCGTAAAAAGTTGTTTTATTTTTTATATGCTTCATTGTGATGCGCATTTAAGATAATGACAGGAGAGATATCATGCGGGGAATCATCAGTAGCTTTTCCGTTCTATTTTTGTTGGGATTTTTCACGGTTGCATCTGCTCGTGTTTCACAGGAGGAAGGGGCTTCTTTTAAGCCGCCGGAGATGGTGGTGATTCCCGCGGGGCGTTTTAAG containing:
- a CDS encoding efflux RND transporter periplasmic adaptor subunit — its product is MIYNAMFLCGLFFMLVAARVNAHELMLRAPLVPARSATVYSGMNARMQQVNFEVGDRVVKGDTLMVLTRRDLRVKETAARIALKKSQNLQARLEMLYDKKLISDQQLENVRFDAEVAHYNWVAARMELDRTAIIAPQDGMVVEVNVKPGDWIFAYTAVARVIDPEDLQVHLLVPEDMLNAVRMNMPLSAVPTAGGKRSLPGRVVGISPVIDLENGTCKVTGLFLNAGKYVRPGALVNVTIGR